The Lasioglossum baleicum chromosome 12, iyLasBale1, whole genome shotgun sequence genome includes a region encoding these proteins:
- the Spd-2 gene encoding spindle defective 2 isoform X4 encodes MFTPSKSTSANSVDETLPNTPRPQATSTVQRKSTLESKFLDQSINEAIYKRSTVRKSNVTQQSDESSLGILDNISSFLAEVSPTEDLLMQSENTSDTEREVARKLLQRCSCISTTSLTHDTNKENNVNIQNLSGNVTSSTLTSQGKSPNQTNTKNESTLCSSVNKTSSVVFEPNEISARSSGLSRRSEKHSSTTSSKNVNGITFDSTAAELMAQFGNEDFRPASEMASQMLADEVSWQQNYSYALPETDVAEKEYLNLSCFSGIIGELDLSVESSSGRKMSVDEYFKSKCGNFGALSGSGVERPSLGLSVHSPRKKNLVPLVDLTIATETSSVGSFVANDKTLQNDSCATKDIEEQSIMSLTSIAQALQNIDSNTPRRLVDQLIMAKKKKKSTQTKEEANRDTYTVMSNRNSMPATSSRSIESFGKDIAQLNLSSKLSLDSKIPNETLHLKHSDSGRPSCQDLKKSISNGNTKSSYGQDLKSFLEVPKFSLPNYNKERNMSPCGSPTNVKHKQEKESVNSKIEGMGQKGIIKEENLSYKDKTESFIQDLSNSRGIDIPLNSVVIGKSTEELCSCIVGMPRETDIELLNKSDRWMICSLSINQVQGDKKNVQLVLPKDVILIKPNSEQNAKIAVTVVQMCKPIIAVLNITVSDMVTRSECIMKHIICFKPEKLNVIVSNPSQKSELDFQSIVENDTAALPVTIKNKNSVDICVKLSISQDEPRVFSLENCNEMQRVTLKPQESLTTNVQSKGIIQKHPDPSRRSLQCYDGNLMVHVENDPDDTIIIKEIALKVQIGTCKIQLINTDMPFVVSNKQPKSMSMINVGNVPVRVFASFVDKDSGGSWKHFTVEPENLHLLPNKIGCFNVTYKPQNPDVSKMHAKIQFTASNNVYLYSVCGESSTSVEAENEHYLRCETPQQLSSASSPSSPHSVISNKSGISGRNSPLSSVSGSTVAGEKIPIRTTHAALVWNSIKAGKSNCKEFTIRNSSNNKIKLQVTITDNEKNFRFLRERQAGDTNMVLVLQGLESRTLSVVFNPHNLGAATGRIIFRHYEPRRDDNDSRPSKVLFLYGYGGYSSIDISEAFKDTNGKMWLSVGTLNSGRSLHARLRLQNTGDLCSYCKIKLIPTAVYPSMVSSWRVNPTELILNPKEIQWVTVEFNPRKEDLAQLQRAPVSHVGTILIINGDEPTRWRIRRLYNKMRETGELSGNENEAFQSIVHPICKAFPGEQMMPDINMIRDSLQNLGDLCQGICRNEIMLTMEVCADETLAAFQHDADESQMFYSLCNDDSHIYDGNGESFLASDFTVYCNFNSTYED; translated from the exons ATGTTTACACCATCAAAATCCACGAGTGCGAACTCCGTCGATGAAACTTTACCGAACACTCCTCGACCGCAAGCAACATCGACTGTACAAAGAAAAAGCAC ATTGGAAAGCAAGTTCCTTGATCAGAGTATTAATGAAGCTATATATAAACGATCTACGGTGAGGAAAAGCAATGTAACGCAACAGTCTGATGAATCGTCTCTTGGTATATTGGACAATATATCCTCTT TTCTAGCCGAAGTTAGTCCTACCGAAGATTTACTCATGCAAAGCGAGAATACATCAGACACAGAACGTGAAGTTGCTAGAAAACTGCTTCAAAGATGCAGCTGCATTAGCACAACCTCTCTTACACATG ATacaaacaaagaaaataatgtCAACATTCAGAACCTGTCCGGCAATGTAACATCTTCGACGCTTACCAGCCAGGGGAAATCTCCTAATCAGACAAATACTAAAAATGAGAGTACATTATGTTCAAGCGTTAACAAGACCAGTagt GTTGTTTTTGAGCCAAATGAAATAAGTGCACGTTCGTCTGGATTGAGCAGACGTTCGGAGAAACATTCGTCAACGACGTCAAGTAAAAACGTGAATGGAATAACGTTCGATTCAACCGCTGCCGAGTTGATGGCTCAGTTTGGCAACGAAGACTTCCGACCTGCCTCTGAAATGGCCAGTCAGATGTTGGCCGATGAAGTATCGTGGCAACAAAATTACTCGTACGCTCTTCCAGAAACGGATGTCGCTGAAAAGGAGTATTTGAATTTATCCTGTTTTTCGGGTATCATTGGTGAGCTGGATTTATCAGTGGA ATCTTCCTCCGGCCGTAAAATGTCCGTCGATGAATATTTCAAAAGCAAATGCGGTAATTTTGGAGCATTATCGGGTAGCGGGGTCGAAAGGCCAAGTCTAGGATTGTCTGTACATAGTCCGAGAAAGAAGAATCTTGTACCATTAGTTGACTTGACCATCGCAACAGAAA CGTCTTCGGTTGgctcgttcgttgcgaacgacAAAACTCTTCAGAACGATTCATGTGCGACGAAAGATATAGAAGAACAAAGTATCATGAGTTTAACTAGTATTGCCCAAGCATTACAGAATATCGATAGTAATACACCGCGAAGGTTAGTGGATCAGCTTATAATggcaaagaaaaagaagaaatctaCACAGACGAAAGAAGAGGCGAACAGGGACACGTATACTGTGATGTCGAACAGAAATTCGATGCCTGCAACTTCAAGTAGAAGCATCGAGAGTTTTGGAAAAGATATTGCACAATTAAATCTGTCTTCGAAATTGTCGCTAGACAGCAAGATTCCGAACGAGACGTTGCATCTTAAGCACTCGGATTCCGGTAGGCCTTCTTGTCAAGATCTGAAAAAGAGCATAAGTAACGGAAACACAAAGTCTTCGTACGGTCAAG ATCTTAAATCTTTCCTGGAAGTTCCAAAATTCTCCCTTCCAAATTACAATAAAGAACGAAACATGTCGCCTTGTGGTTCGCCAACTAACGTGAAACACAAACAAGAGAAAGAATCTGTTAATTCGAAAATCGAAGGAATGGGTCAGAAGGGAATTATAAAAGAGGAAAATCTCTCTTATAAAGATAAAACAGAATCTTTTATACAGGATCTTTCAAATTCTCGAGGAATTGATATTCCGTTAAATA GTGTTGTTATTGGCAAAAGTACGGAGGAACTGTGCAGTTGTATCGTTGGCATGCCAAGAGAAACAGACATCGAACTGTTAAACAAAAGCGACAGATGGATGATATGTTCTCTGAGTATAAATCAAGTTCAAGGGGACAAGAAAAATGTTCAACTGGTATTGCCAAAAGATGTCATCCTTATCAAACCAAACTCGGAACAAAATGCCAAG ATCGCTGTAACGGTGGTGCAAATGTGTAAACCCATCATAGCAGTGTTAAATATAACAGTCTCGGATATGGTCACAAGATCCGAATGCATCATGAAGCACATAATTTGCTTTAAACCTGAAAAATTAAATGTAATCGTCTCGAATCCGTCTCAAAAGAGTGAACTAGATTTTCAATCGATCGTTGAGAATGATACAGCCGCTCTTCCTGTTACAATCAAGAATAAAAACAGCGTTGACATATGCGTGAAACTTTCTATATCGCag GATGAACCGCGAGTATTTAGTCTGGAAAATTGCAATGAAATGCAACGGGTGACGCTAAAGCCACAAGAAAGTTTAACTACGAACGTGCAGTCCAAAGGTATTATACAGAAGCATCCAGATCCGTCTCGGAGATCCTTGCAATGCTACGATGGGAACTTGATGGTACATGTAGAAAATGACCCTGACGATACCATAATAATCAAAGAAATAGCCCTAAAAGTACAAATAGGGACATGTAAGATACAATTGATCAACACAGACATGCCTTTCGTGGTGTCCAACAAGCAACCGAAATCGATGAGTATGATCAACGTGGGAAATGTGCCGGTGCGGGTATTTGCTTCGTTCGTAGACAAGGATTCGGGGGGAAGCTGGAAGCATTTCACAGTTGAACCCGAAAATTTACATTTACTCCCTAACAAGATCGGTTGTTTCAATGTTACATACAAACCACAGAATCCAGACGTTTCGAAAAT GCACGCGAAAATACAATTCACGGCTAGCAATAATGTATATCTGTATTCTGTATGCGGGGAATCGAGTACTTCTGTGGAGGCAGAGAACGAGCATTATCTTCGTTGCGAAACACCTCAACAGTTGTCGTCTGCAAGTTCCCCATCGTCTCCTCACAGCGTGATCTCGAATAA GTCGGGGATATCCGGAAGAAACTCTCCTCTCAGTTCAGTGTCAGGTTCAACGGTTGCTGGTGAGAAAATCCCGATAAGAACAACGCACGCTGCTTTGGTATGGAACAGCATAAAAGCGGGAAAATCGAATTGCAAGGAATTCACTATTCGCAACAGTAGCAATAACAAGATCAAGCTTCAAGTCACTATAACCGACAATGAGAAGAATTTTCGG TTTCTACGAGAAAGACAAGCGGGTGACACAAATATGGTGCTGGTATTGCAAGGATTAGAAAGTAGAACATTATCCGTTGTATTTAATCCCCATAATCTGGGTGCAGCTACTGGCAGGATTATATTCAGACATTACGAACCTAGAAGAGACGATAACGATTCCCGGCCGTCGAAAGTG TTATTCCTGTACGGTTACGGAGGCTATAGCAGCATCGACATTTCTGAAGCTTTCAAAGACACAAATGGGAAGATGTGGTTGTCCGTAGGCACACTAAATTCTGGTCGTTCTTTGCACGCTAGACTTCGGTTACAGAACACCGGGGACTTGTGCtcctattgtaaaataaaattgataccgACAG CTGTGTATCCTTCTATGGTTTCAAGCTGGCGCGTAAACCCTaccgaattaatattaaatccgaAAGAAATACAGTGGGTCACTGTCGAATTTAATCCTCGGAAAGAAGATCTAGCGCAGTTACAACGAGCGCCTGTATCACATGTAGGAACGATACTTATTATCAACGGGGACGAGCCAACACGTTGGCGGATTCGCAG ATTGTACAATAAAATGAGGGAAACT
- the Aurb gene encoding aurora kinase B, with protein sequence MALREPFKVPPNVPSEYKETVSDILHKMEEHVDNRGPRYQWTLNDFEIGSPLGRGKFGRVYLAREKHTQYMVALKTLYKVELMKGRVEKQVMREIEIQTHLSHPHILQMLTYFHDRKRIYLVLEFAAGGELYKELKRQPKERFNEHLSAKYTYQVADALEYCHRNNVIHRDIKPENLLLTNEGDIKLADFGWSVHAPSSKRNTLCGTLDYLPPEMVTGQTYDIYVDHWCLGILCYEFLAGTPPFLSDSTQETYVKIKTLNIQWPYTITPGAKDLISKLIKQKSCERISMAAVKNHFWILKYKDGHS encoded by the exons ATGGCACTCAGGGAACCATTTAAAGTGCCTCCTAATGTTCCATCCGAATATAAAGAGACTGTTTCCGATATCTTGCATAAAATGGAGGAACACGTTGATAACAGAGGTCCAAG ATATCAATGGACCCTGAACGATTTTGAAATTGGCTCACCATTGGGTCGTGGTAAATTTGGCCGTGTTTATTTAGCTAGAGAGAAACATACGCAGTATATGGTTGCTTTAAAGACATTGTACAAAGTAGAATTAATGAAAGGCCGCGTAGAGAAGCAAGTAATGCGTGAAATTGAGATTCAAACACATTTAAG CCACCCTCATATTCTTCAGATGTTAACTTATTTCCATGATCGCAAACGCATTTACCTTGTATTAGAATTTGCAGCTGGGGGAGAACTATATAAAGAACTGAAACGTCAACCCAAAGAAAGATTCAATGAGCATTT aTCCGCAAAGTATACCTATCAAGTTGCAGATGCTTTAGAATATTGTCATAGAAACAATGTAATTCACAGAGATATAAAACCAGAAAATTTATTGCTTACAAACGAGGGTGATATAAAACTGGCAGACTTCGGATGGTCTGTTCATGCACCATCATCCAA GAGAAACACGCTTTGCGGAACACTAGACTATTTACCACCAGAAATGGTAACAGGACAAACATATGACATATACGTTGATCATTGGTGTCTGGGTATTCTCTGCTATGAATTTCTAGCCGGTACACCTCCTTTTCTCAGTGATTCTACACAAGAaacatatgttaaaataaagacGTTAAATATCCAGTGGCCATACACAATAACACCAGGAGCTAAAGATCTTATATCGAAg TTAATCAaacaaaaaagttgtgaaagaaTTTCTATGGCCGCTGTTAAAAATCATTTTTGGATTCTAAAATACAAGGATGGACATTCATAA
- the Pus10 gene encoding pseudouridine synthase 10: MSLSVEDSKRIFTFLRQQNCCLKCCLRFTGWKSWNCLNDLVKHVKSLGYIEEDEAIVDETPCMACLGILQDRTLESIAQKIQTEVEKQNYDSSTFLCALTIPPCVNIRERLLHVRCANELDFTASLDLKTKLQNVKDIWKLAINPKLEQLINRRVDMTPSPFLIEIILAYEHNNEECEALKNFCQGASNVGKKRKRKNSNNSFHFSRRSIETLLTNTTDEKFNEFVKTFSFDISANVDVQSIECSHASIFVGGRYSKLSREISQTPWLIKGEKKMSTSVQDLLCNPIADVVKAQSIKFLSSGREDVDVRNIYDGRPFAVELINPRMTKITETLLSDLVQKVNQSSKDVQITSNLKVLSKEDLKKLKDGETNKTKIYRALCVFRAKSEDMLPLETLNDLKRVEIIQKTPIRVLHRRPLSPRTRLIYEMRARWVKSQELQTLLGTAIEDVSMFFVLDIKTQAGTYVKEFVHGDFGRTKPSLCDILKTEVDIVALDVTRINLDWP; this comes from the exons ATGAGCCTGTCCGTCGAGGATAGCAAACGCATTTTTACTTTTCTGAGGCAACAGAATTGTTGTTTAAAATGTTGTCTTCGTTTCACTGGATGGAAGTCGTGGAATTGCTTGAATGATCTCGTGAAGCACGTTAAATCG CTAGGCTATATCGAAGAAGATGAAGCTATCGTCGATGAGACACCTTGCATGGCTTGTCTGGGGATTCTTCAAGACCGAACGCTAGAATCAATTGCTCAGAAA ATACAGACCGAAGTAGAAAAACAGAATTATGATAGCAGTACATTTCTGTGTGCATTGACAATACCTCCGTGCGTGAATATCAGAGAACGGTTGTTACACGTACGATGCGCGAACGAATTGGATTTCACAGCTTCGCTAGATCTTAAGacaaaattgcagaatgtaaaaGACATTTGGAAGTTGGCGATCAATCCTAAATTAGAACAGCTCATCAATAGGCGAGTGGACATGACTCCCTCTCCTTttcttattgaaattattttggCCTATGAACATAACAACGAAGAATGCGAAGCTTT AAAAAACTTCTGCCAAGGTGCAAGCAATGTAGGaaagaaacgaaaaagaaagaatTCCAATAATAGTTTCCATTTTAGTAGAAGAAGTATAGAGACTTTACTGACTAATACAACAGATGAAAAATTCAATGAATTTGTCAAGACTTTTTCGTTCGATATATCTGCAAATGTCGATGTACAAAGCATCGAATGTTCGCACGCGAGTATTTTTGTAGGAG GTCGATATAGCAAATTGTCTCGGGAAATCAGTCAAACCCCGTGGCTTATAAAGGGTGAAAAAAAGATGAGCACATCTGTTCAAGATCTATTATGTAATCCTATCGCCGACGTAGTGAAAGCTCAAT CGATTAAGTTCTTATCATCTGGAAGAGAGGACGTAGATGTAAGGAATATATACGACGGAAGACCGTTTGCGGTCGAATTAATTAATCCTCGCATGACTAAAATAACAGAAACGTTATTGTCGGATCTAGTCCAGAAAGTCAACCAGTCCTCTAAAGATGTACAAATTACATCGAATTTGAAAGTTTTATCCAAAGAGGATCTAAAGAAATTAAAGGACGGTGAAactaataaaacaaaaatttatcgaGCGCTTTGCGTTTTTCGTGCGAAGTCAGAAGACATGTTGCCTCTTGAAACATTGAATGATTTGAAGAGAGTCGAAATCATtcagaaaacaccgattcgagtGTTACACCGGCGGCCTCTGAGTCCCAGAACACGATTAATATATGAAATGAGAGCACGGTGGGTGAAGTCTCAAGAACTACAAACATTGTTAGGCACTGCGATCGAAGACGTCAGCATGTTTTTCGTGTTGGATATTAAAACCCAAGCTGGCACGTACGTGAAAGAATTTGTACATGGTGATTTCGGACGAACCAAGCCTAGTTTGTGCGATATCCTTAAAACTGAAGTTGACATAGTTGCGCTAGATGTAACACGTATCAATCTAGATTGGCCTTAA